The region GTGCTTGGCAGTACGATAGAGCGGGCGACGGATATAAAAGTAGACAATCAGGAAGGAGGCAAGTAGCGCAAAGAGACCTACCATGATTGCCCAGAAGACAAGGGAGTAGAGCTCGTTGGTAAAGTCGCTGATGCTACCATAGGTGTAGACAATCCAGCGGGGATTAGCGGTGAGCTTAACGGTAGAGTAGTAGAACCCGTGATTATTATTTATGTAAAAGTGCATGGGGCTATTGAGCATGCGTTCTTGTTCAAGCGGTGGGATACCCGAATGCAGGGAGAAGATGTTGGAGTTTTCATTAAAGATGCCGTTATCTCTGGGGTTTTTGAAGCTGTGGGTAATCAGTCCCTTATCACTAATAAGAATGCTAAAAGCAGAGTTACTGATACGATTGGTCTGGCTGGTGATGGCTGCGATGACCTTTTCAAAGAGCACATCGCCCATGAGCATGGCTACGACATTTCCGCTATTGTCAAAGACCGGTACGTAGACAGTGAAGACTCTCTCCCCCGTAAAGTTATCGGAATAGGCAGGAGAAAGGAAGGTTTTCTCGTTATTTTGTGCATCCTTATATCCGTTGAGCGTCCAGCTACGGCGAATGGCAGTTTCTGGGATTTCCGTGTTGCTATCGGTGCGAATATAGGTACCGCCTTTATCATAGTCGTAGACGGTGGAGAGACCGAATTTACTAAAGATATTGGGAGAGTCCTCGGTAACGCGCATAAGACGCTGGATGGTTTGTTCTTTTTCTGTGCTCATGTCGGGGGTAATGCCGACCATACCTATAACATCAGCAAGAGATTCGGCATTTTGAATGCTGGAGATAAGAAGACTGTCAAGGTTTTGCAGTCTCACCGTTTGTGAGCGGATGGCACGGTTTTCGATACGGCTGTAAATTTCATTTTTATAAAGCCAATAAAAGGCTCCTGTTTGCATAAAGATGATTACAAACGTGAACATCACGAGCATAACAACAGCTACTATGCCTTCGTATTGCTTTCTTGGGTTCAACTTCATAACTTCCTTCCTAATACTTTTCTTAATGTTAGTATACACTATTTTCCTAAATTGTTTCTACTATTCCATCATCTTTTTAGAGATAAATTTGAGATAATTTGATGAGATTAGGGCGATTTTAGCAAAATTTATCTTGTAAAATAAATAAATTATTTAAAAATAAGGCGAAGCGTCTATGTTTCTAAGCGTCTGATCATTTCTCTTAAGAATAATTTTTTGTAAAATAATCATCTTAGCTAGTTGACAAGATTTTAATTTTGGCGTATAGTGTTTCTTGTAAGTTGAATAGGGGAGTTTCCCGAGCGGTCAAAGGGATCAGACTGTAAATCTGCTGGCTTCGCCTTCGTAGGTTCGAATCCTACACTCCCCATCCTTGCCAACTTAGCTCATTTGGTAGAGCAGCTGACTTGTAATCTGCAGGTGGTGGGTTCGAATCCCACAGTTGGCTTTGGCGTGCTCTATCCTAAATTGTTGCGAGATCTTCATGTATCTTTTTATACAAAAATATATCTTTATCATCACTCCTTTTACAGCTTGGGTTCTTGCACAATGGCTAAAGCCTCTTTTTGAGTATCTACGTACCGGTAGCTGGGATGTACATCTCGTTAAAGGAGCCGGCGGAATGCCCAGTTCCCACTCCTCTACCATGATTAGCCTCACGACTATTTTAGGTTTCGCCAGAGGTGTCCAAAGCGATATCTTTGCCCTATCCTTTGTTACCTCCCTCATCGTTATGTACGACGCGCGTGGCGTGCGTCAAGCCGCAGGCTCTCATGCCGTCTATCTTAACTATATTAAAGACGAACTCACTACGCTTTTTGGGCGTGGCTTTACCGTGGAGGGCTTCAAAACGAACCTCGGGCACACCTCCCTTCAAGTGGCCGCTGGTGCTCTGCTTGGTTTAATTATCGGCTTGATTTATGGTTTTACTTTTTTTCATTAATTTTTCTTATATTTATTATCTACGGGAGGTAGTGTCATGTTAGTAGATTTTTTAAGAGGTTTTGATTTCAGTCAACTACGTGATGCTAATTTTAAAGAAGACTCGGTAAGAGAAGAAATTATTATGCCTATTCTTCATGCTTTGGGATGGGGCATAGAGAAAGAAAAACGAATTGTACGAAGTAAAAAATTGCAAAATCCATTGATGCAAGTACGCTCAATTAGGCGTGAGGTACATGTTTTTCCAGATTATCTCTTGGAGGAGCAGGGGCAAACTATTTTTGTTTTAGACGCTAAAGCTCCCAATCAGGATGTTGAGCAAGGGAAAAATGTCGAGCAAGTTTATTACTATGCCATGCATCCAGAAATAAAAAGTAGATATTTTGGCTTGTGTAATGGTTTTTTATTTACTATGTTTGAATTTAGTAAAGAGACCCCTATTGTCAGGCTTGATCTTACGAATCCAAGACAAGTGGACATAGATAATTTGATTCTAATCATAAATGGGCAATTAACCCCAAATTTAAAATTAGCTTCGGTATCCCACCCCTCTAATTTCGATTATGCCACATGTAAAATTCCTCAACCATTGGGTAAAATTCAGAAGCAAGCGACAAGGCGCCATTATGGAGTACATGGCTACTTTACGCGTCAAAGTTGGGATGTCCTGCAAAGCCATATTAATGCCTTTACTAATCCAGGCGATACGGTTTTGGATCCCTTTGGCGGGGGTGGAGTTACCGCCATCGAGGCTTTTGTTTTAGGGCGAAAGGCGATTCATGTTGACTTAAATCCTATATCGAGTTTTTGGGTAGAAAGTTTGCTAATGTCCGTAGAAAGCAAGGAGTTAGAAAAAGCTAAAATTGATATTTTAGCACAATTTGATAAACAAAGACCCAAAAATGCCTCTGAGGTTAAAAAGTTACTAGAGAAGTTACCATTGCCTAAAAATGAACCCATTAATAGTACTGGTAGTGATTTTCATAACCTCTATGAATTGTTTACTGATATACAGTTAGCAGAATTAGCATTGCTAAAGAGCATCATCTTACAACAAAAAAAAGAGGGGATAAGAAGAAGTTGTTTGTTGGCATTTAGCTCATCCTTAACGAAACATAATTTAACCTATCATCCTTCTAAGAGTAGAACACCAAATGCCGGAGACTCAGCAGTATTTCGTTATTCTCGTTATAGAAAGGCAAAAAATCCCGTTTCCTTAGATCTATCTAAAACCTATGGGCATAAGCTATCACGACTAATTAAAGCCAAAGAAGAGATTTATATGGAACGAAATCAGCGATATGCCTACTCTATTTTACGTGGTGATGCAACTAAGTTGGAGGGTATCCCTGATGAATCTGTAGATTTTATCTATACAGATCCGCCTTATGGCGCTAAAATAGCATATTTAGATCTCTCTACCATGTTTAATGCTTGGTTAGACCTAGAGGTTACACAGCAAGATAAAGAGAATGAGGTTATTGAAAAAGGTTCTTTAGATAAGAGTTTTGAAGAGTATAAAAATTTATTAACTCGATCTGTTGAAGCCATGTTTAGAGTGTTAAAGTGGGATAGATGGGTTGCTTTCGTCTTTCAGCATGAGAAACCTAAGTATTGGAGCACAATAGTTGATACCTTCAAGAGTGTTGGTTTTGAATACGTGGCTTCACGTAAAGAGTCCGTCTCTCAGACTAGTTTTAAAAAAAGACAAGGTCATATGGTGCTTTCGGGTCAACTTATTCTATACTTTAGAAAGGTTAAATCTCCGCTCTCACTATTAAAGGCGAATATCGGCGCTTCGCTAAGCGATCTGGTCTTTAATCATATTGAGTCAATGATTGCTCAAAACAAAGGGGCGACTATTGAGGGAATTAATGATTTTATTGTTCAAGATGGTTTAGAAAATGGGTATTTAGATTTATTGGAGAAGGAATTTCCTGATTTAGATGCAGTTTTGCATAAACATTATGAGTACGATGCTACCAGTAAAAAATTTACTTTAAAAGCTAAAACAAAATTTAAAACACATATTCCTTTAACAAAAAGAATTGAATATTATCTGAGTTCATATCTTATTCGAGAAAATAGGCAAGAAAACTATCCTTCCTTTGATCAAATTGTATTGGATATTATGCCGTTACTTCAAAATGGTACTATTCCAGATGAACAAGATATTTTGTTAACTCTCAATAAAATTGCAACAAAGGGTGAGAGAGGTTATCATTTCTCTCAAAATAGATTGTTACCACTTTAGTATTATTTTATTTGTACTTCTCTAAAAAGTACTTGACAAAAATCAACCAATCTGCTATCATATTAACAGATGAATAAATGTCTCCTTCGTCTATCGGTTAGGACATCAGGTTTTCATCCTGAGAAGAGGGGTTCGATTCCCCTAGGAGATGTATTTTTAACCTCACAGCTGTGAGGTTTTTTTATAGGAGAATCATATGCGCATCACCTACAATGCACCTGTTACCCTAACTTTTGCTTTTTTCGCCATGCTTATTCTCTTTATCGATGCGCAACTCGCCCCAAACCTCATCCATAATGTCTTTACTGCCGAAGGTAAAATGACTTTTGATCCTAAAAATTATTCGGCTTACTTGCGTTTAGTTACCTACATTTTTGGTCATGTCGATATTAATCATCTCACCAGTAATATGATGTTTATTCTTCTTTTAGGCCCAAGTTTGGAGGAGCGTTATAGCTCGGGAAGCATCGCGATTATGATTTTTATGACAGCCTTATTGAATGGATTAATCAATGCGTTTTTCTTCTCTACCATGCTCTTGGGTGCCAGTGGAATTGTCTTTATGATGATTGTTTTGACCTCTTTTGCCAATGTTAAGCGTGGGGAAATTCCTTTAAGTTTCTTTCTTGTTGCCGCTATGTACGTCTGGATGGAGGTGGTGCGCGCCAAAAGCGAGGGCGACATCTCTTATTTTGCGCACCTTTTAGGCGGAATTTGTGGAGCAATTTTTGGTCTCTTTGAGAATAGTGTTAGCCGAAAAAGTGCCTCTTAATTATTAAAATCTTTGGGGAATAATCAACTTTTCCACGGTATCTAGGGCGTAGTTGTCGGTCATCCCTGCGATAAAATCTAACGAGGCAAAAATGGAGAGCTCCTCTTTGGTGCTATACAAATGTTGCATACTCTCTAAGTATTTACCAAAGTGATTGTCTAATGGGGTATAGCTTGCTTTATACGAAGAAAAATCTAGCCCCCACTTATCGGTTATCTCCATAAGATGGCGATATAAAATCCGTAACACATCACGTAATTGCGTATTAAAGCGAGTAAGTTGTGAGCTAAAGTAAATTTTTTCATAATTAAATTTTCTTAAAACGGTGAATGCCTCAAAAATATCATCGGAAAAGCCAATCTTTCCACTCTTTTCACTGGTTTTAATCATGTCGGAGGTGAGGGTGTTAATAATTGTGGCATTGCTGTTGCCTAGCATTTTTTGCACTAAAGGGGGCAGATCGCTAACTTTTACGATGCCTAGGGTTATAGCATCTTCAAAATCTCTACCCAGATAAGCGATTTTATCGGACATCCGCATCACACAACCCTCCCACGTACTGGGATAGAAGGTGCGATCGGTGATGGTTTCTAGTGGTTTGATACGAAAATCTGGTTCAATTGCCTGTTCGAATTTCTCTCCACAGTGGGTAATAATACCATCGCGCACCGCATAGGTAAGATTGAGTCCTTTTCCATCGGATACCAATTTATCGACGACACGTAAGCCATAAATTTCATGCTTAAAACTTAACGAGGCGTTCTGTTCCTTAATGACATCACTTAAAATTTCTTCACCCACATGCCCAAAGGGGGCGTGTCCTAAATCGTGTCCTAAGCCGATAGCCCAAGCGAGATCTGCATCTAATCCTAACGATCGACAGATGACGTTAGAGATGGTGGAGACGTGCATCACATGCTCCATGCGGGTGCAGATATGATCGTTTTTGGGGGCAAAAAAGACTTGTGTTTTGTGTTTTAGTCGACGAAAAGGAGAGCTATGGATAATAGCTGTTGCATCTCGGAAGTAAGTGGTGCGAAAATCTTGACGTTCGCGTTCGGTGGCGCGTTTTTTCAGCTCTTCGTCAGTTAAGGGAGTGGTAAAAAAGAGATCTCGTTCCATGGTTGCCTCCTAGTTAAATTAATGTAAGGATTTCTATTCCATTTTCTGTAATCGCAATCGTGTGTTCAAAGTGTGCCGAGAGTGCGCCGTCTTTGGTGTAGACACTCCACTTGTCTTTACGATCGACGTAAACATCGGGGCTACCAAGATTTATCATTGGTTCGATGGCAAATACCATTCCCTCTTTAAAGCGAGGATTTGCACCAAAGGATGGGTAGTCGTGCGAAATTTGCGGATCTTCGTGTACAGCTAAGCCAACCCCATGCCCGCAAAAGTCGTGCACAATTCCGTAGCCTTTTGGTTTTAAAAATGCAGAAATTGCCTTGCCAATATCTTGGATGCGACCATTTTCTGAGTCGACAGCCTCGATGCCTAACATCAAGGAGGCTTTGGTGTCTTCCAAGAGCTTTTGAGCAGAATTTGAGATTGTACCAATGGCGAAGGTGATAGCCATATCGCTAAAAAAGCCATTGAGCTCCAATCCAAAATCGATGCCAACAATATCACCTTCCTTAAACGGTTGGGCATTCGGAACACCGTGAATCACACAGTGGTTCACGGAAATACAGGTTGCCGTGGGGAATCCCCCATAGGTGCTAAAGGACGGCTTGGCGTTATGCTTTTTTGCATACTCTTCTGCCCATTGATTAATCTCTAAGCCAGAAACTCCAGCACGCATGAGAGGTGTGAGTTCTCGAAAGCCACCTGCTAATAACTGACAACTGGATTTGATGCCGGCGATCTCTTTTTTGGTTTTTAACTTAATCATCTGCGTTATCTCTCTTTGGCGATAGTTTGAAGTAATTCTAAGGCATGCTTATGGTTAGGATCATTACGAAGTGCCTCTTGAATGGCGCTTTGTGCCATGGGTAGGTTGCCATTAGAGAGGTAGGCAAGTGCAAGTTGCGCCTGTATCTGGGCAAAATAATGTTGATTAAAATCATCGGGATCCAGTGCGCGATAGAGAGCGGTGGCGTTAATAAGATGGTTAATTGCATCTGTATAATTATGTAGATGGATAAGGATTACTGCATGGTTATATAGATTGATCCAATTAGCATCTTCCTCTTTTAGGAGCGCTGATGCGTCTGAAAAATTACGTTCTAAGGCAAAAATGAGCGCTTCGTAACTTTTTTTCCAGCTTTCGTCTACTCCACGATAACGTTGTAGTACCAGTCGGGCATCATCAAAATTACGTTGTCCGAGGAAGAACCAAATCATGTAGCGGGTGAGGTAGGCATCGCTAGGATTGTAATTGAAGAGATTCCAAAGTTTAGCGCTGATCACCTCTAAATGCTCTATGGGATTAAAGTGATTCAACCAAAAGAGATAGCTATAGGAGTTGTTGGGATAAGTTTGGTTAAACGCACGAATCTGCTGTTGCGCTTCCACTTGGTTTTGCATATATTGTAGGCGCGCAATTACCAGTAGCGTATGCGTGGGAAAGCGATTGAATCCCTCATTGAGCATGCTAAAAGTATCGGCTTGAGAGGTGTTTAGCAGTTTTTGTGAGAGCAATGCGACATTGAGCCAAGGAATAGGGCTAAACTGAGGATCCATCGCCAGTGCAGTACGATAAAGATCGAGAGCGATGAGCTGATTACCGCGTAAGAGTTCGAGATCGGCAAGAAGGAGAACAGCTTGGATAGAGTCTAATTGATTAGCTCCTTGCTCATGGAGAAGGTTGAATGCGATGTCGTAGAAGCCTAGTTCGTAGGCGATAATGGCACGGCGGGTAGTAGATATCTCATTGCTATAGATAAAATTGTTAAGGAGGTCTTGTGCTTTCTTTGTGTCATGATTCATGAGGTAGAGTAAAGATGTGTTGAAGTAGAGAATAGGTGAGTTGAGCAGTTGTGCCATTTCTAAGTAGAAGGCAGGCTCGGTATTATTGGTGAGTTGTTCTTGGGCAGCAAGAAGCGGATTCCCTTCGTTTCTAAAGAGTTCGCTAAGAATGGCTCTGGCACGAATATCTTTAAAACGAAGATCATGGAGGTGATTTTTTGCGATTTGACTGGCTGGTTTTCTCTTGTTATTCTCGCTAAGGGCGAGGACTTGGAAAGCTTTGAAATCTTCTCGATTATTAAATGCGCGTACGGCGCTGGCGCTCTCTTTTTCGAGGTAGGTGAAGTCGTTGGTTTTATCGGCGATTTCAAAGGCTCTGGCGAGAATTCTCAAACGATTACGGGCATCTAATCGCGAGCGACTGATGCTTTTAAGGTAGCGGTGAGCTTGGTCATAATCCTCATTTTGGATGGCGATATCTGCTTTGCGCAGGAGGGCATCGATGTCGTTATTGCCCATGATACGGAAGAAGAATGACCAGACGCCGTAGAGAACGATCAAAACCAAAAAGAAATAACCCAATTTTATGAATGCATCGCGCATGCCTAGATACCCTCGTTTGTCAAAGATTTATTATCTTGCATTTTATTTATCGGCCGTTTCCTCTGGATTCTAAACGAATAAAGAAGAGACTCGAGGTGAGCCTCCTCTTTTTATGGGGATGGTTTAGGGATTTTTGGAACCTTGCTCCCAGCCTAACCATTGGGCTTGGTTGATGTTGATGGTGGCTTGGGATCGCATATTTTGGATGAGTGCTGTAGCATCATCTTGGAAGAATTGCATTTGAAGCTGTTGGAAGACGAGGTCGCGTACGGACATGTTTGGGTTGTAGGGGTTGGCGTCATTGAGGGTGAGGAGTTTGCCTTCTTCGCGGTCGGTAACACGGATGATGTGGTAGCCTCGAGGGGAGGTGATGACTTGAGAGACTTGACCGGGGCGTAAGGAGAGGGCGGCATTCATAAAAGCATCGCCAAAGA is a window of Entomospira culicis DNA encoding:
- a CDS encoding divergent PAP2 family protein — encoded protein: MYLFIQKYIFIITPFTAWVLAQWLKPLFEYLRTGSWDVHLVKGAGGMPSSHSSTMISLTTILGFARGVQSDIFALSFVTSLIVMYDARGVRQAAGSHAVYLNYIKDELTTLFGRGFTVEGFKTNLGHTSLQVAAGALLGLIIGLIYGFTFFH
- a CDS encoding tetratricopeptide repeat protein, giving the protein MRDAFIKLGYFFLVLIVLYGVWSFFFRIMGNNDIDALLRKADIAIQNEDYDQAHRYLKSISRSRLDARNRLRILARAFEIADKTNDFTYLEKESASAVRAFNNREDFKAFQVLALSENNKRKPASQIAKNHLHDLRFKDIRARAILSELFRNEGNPLLAAQEQLTNNTEPAFYLEMAQLLNSPILYFNTSLLYLMNHDTKKAQDLLNNFIYSNEISTTRRAIIAYELGFYDIAFNLLHEQGANQLDSIQAVLLLADLELLRGNQLIALDLYRTALAMDPQFSPIPWLNVALLSQKLLNTSQADTFSMLNEGFNRFPTHTLLVIARLQYMQNQVEAQQQIRAFNQTYPNNSYSYLFWLNHFNPIEHLEVISAKLWNLFNYNPSDAYLTRYMIWFFLGQRNFDDARLVLQRYRGVDESWKKSYEALIFALERNFSDASALLKEEDANWINLYNHAVILIHLHNYTDAINHLINATALYRALDPDDFNQHYFAQIQAQLALAYLSNGNLPMAQSAIQEALRNDPNHKHALELLQTIAKER
- the map gene encoding type I methionyl aminopeptidase; the protein is MIKLKTKKEIAGIKSSCQLLAGGFRELTPLMRAGVSGLEINQWAEEYAKKHNAKPSFSTYGGFPTATCISVNHCVIHGVPNAQPFKEGDIVGIDFGLELNGFFSDMAITFAIGTISNSAQKLLEDTKASLMLGIEAVDSENGRIQDIGKAISAFLKPKGYGIVHDFCGHGVGLAVHEDPQISHDYPSFGANPRFKEGMVFAIEPMINLGSPDVYVDRKDKWSVYTKDGALSAHFEHTIAITENGIEILTLI
- a CDS encoding DNA methyltransferase codes for the protein MLVDFLRGFDFSQLRDANFKEDSVREEIIMPILHALGWGIEKEKRIVRSKKLQNPLMQVRSIRREVHVFPDYLLEEQGQTIFVLDAKAPNQDVEQGKNVEQVYYYAMHPEIKSRYFGLCNGFLFTMFEFSKETPIVRLDLTNPRQVDIDNLILIINGQLTPNLKLASVSHPSNFDYATCKIPQPLGKIQKQATRRHYGVHGYFTRQSWDVLQSHINAFTNPGDTVLDPFGGGGVTAIEAFVLGRKAIHVDLNPISSFWVESLLMSVESKELEKAKIDILAQFDKQRPKNASEVKKLLEKLPLPKNEPINSTGSDFHNLYELFTDIQLAELALLKSIILQQKKEGIRRSCLLAFSSSLTKHNLTYHPSKSRTPNAGDSAVFRYSRYRKAKNPVSLDLSKTYGHKLSRLIKAKEEIYMERNQRYAYSILRGDATKLEGIPDESVDFIYTDPPYGAKIAYLDLSTMFNAWLDLEVTQQDKENEVIEKGSLDKSFEEYKNLLTRSVEAMFRVLKWDRWVAFVFQHEKPKYWSTIVDTFKSVGFEYVASRKESVSQTSFKKRQGHMVLSGQLILYFRKVKSPLSLLKANIGASLSDLVFNHIESMIAQNKGATIEGINDFIVQDGLENGYLDLLEKEFPDLDAVLHKHYEYDATSKKFTLKAKTKFKTHIPLTKRIEYYLSSYLIRENRQENYPSFDQIVLDIMPLLQNGTIPDEQDILLTLNKIATKGERGYHFSQNRLLPL
- a CDS encoding deoxyguanosinetriphosphate triphosphohydrolase family protein, coding for MERDLFFTTPLTDEELKKRATERERQDFRTTYFRDATAIIHSSPFRRLKHKTQVFFAPKNDHICTRMEHVMHVSTISNVICRSLGLDADLAWAIGLGHDLGHAPFGHVGEEILSDVIKEQNASLSFKHEIYGLRVVDKLVSDGKGLNLTYAVRDGIITHCGEKFEQAIEPDFRIKPLETITDRTFYPSTWEGCVMRMSDKIAYLGRDFEDAITLGIVKVSDLPPLVQKMLGNSNATIINTLTSDMIKTSEKSGKIGFSDDIFEAFTVLRKFNYEKIYFSSQLTRFNTQLRDVLRILYRHLMEITDKWGLDFSSYKASYTPLDNHFGKYLESMQHLYSTKEELSIFASLDFIAGMTDNYALDTVEKLIIPQRF
- a CDS encoding rhomboid family intramembrane serine protease, with the protein product MRITYNAPVTLTFAFFAMLILFIDAQLAPNLIHNVFTAEGKMTFDPKNYSAYLRLVTYIFGHVDINHLTSNMMFILLLGPSLEERYSSGSIAIMIFMTALLNGLINAFFFSTMLLGASGIVFMMIVLTSFANVKRGEIPLSFFLVAAMYVWMEVVRAKSEGDISYFAHLLGGICGAIFGLFENSVSRKSAS